A region of the Carettochelys insculpta isolate YL-2023 chromosome 11, ASM3395843v1, whole genome shotgun sequence genome:
caacatcgaaatagtttatgtcaatgaataacgtctacacgtcctccagggctggcaacgtcgacgttcaacatcgacgttgcgcagcaccacatcgaaataggcgctgcaagggaacgcctacacgccacagtagcacacatcgaaataagggtgccaggcacagctgcagaaacggtcacagggcggactcaacagcaagctgctcccttaaagggcccctcccagacacagttgcactaaacaacacaagatccacagagctgacaactggttgcagaccctgtgcatgcagcatggatccccagctgcagcagcagcagccagaagccctgggctaagggctgctgcacacagtgaccatagagccccgcaggggctggagagagagcatctctcaacccctcagctgatggctgccatggcggaccccgctattttgaagttgcgggacatgcaacgactacacggtccctacttcgacgttggcgctattcctatcccctcatggggttagcggcttcgacgtctcgccgcctaacgtcgaagttaacttcgaaatagcgcccaacacgtgtagccatgacggccactatttcgaagttagtgctgctactttgaagtagcgtgcacgtgtagacacggctaggatGGCCTACTTACTCTCTCAACCTGTTAGGCAGTGGGTAGAATGTGGAACTTCATAGACTGGATTGACAAAAAGAGGCACCAGGGCAGCAGGTCCCTTTACTCTGTAATTCTTATTGTTCAGAGCACTCAGCACAGGCCCGCTTCTTGTGTTAGATGGGTACTAGCACTGCCAAGCAAGGGAAACCCTGTGTTAACTCTATTTTATGAGCAGTAAATAGTACTAGGCTATgactaaactgcaggcttctgtcaggctAGAGGTCTACAGGCAGAAATCTGCCACCTTATCAGCATTTCGCTGACATCCCTATATTCCAAGAAGGAGGAGGCATGTGTCAGCAGAAGGGGGGTTCCCCAACATTTGTCCCTCAccattgcaaatgaagcactaattTACAAATAGCACACGATTTACATTATCTCATGCAATCGCATTGGCAGGGGATTCTGGAAAAAAACACAACCACCTTTCGGAGGGGGTTGTGTTGGTGAAACCCCCCTTTTTCAACAGAACTCTTGTACCTGATTTTTTCAGAGATAAGGGTTCTGTCGAAAAAGGGTGTTTCTGCCTACAGAAACCCCTCTACATGGCTGCATTTTTTTTGCCGAAATCTCTCCCGACCACgcaatcatgtgagattatgcaaataaagcacaagatttgtaaatcagtgcttcatttgcaatgtcgAGTTCCTTCATTTGCATCCCTCTCTCACAAGAGGAATGCTGTGTAAACGGGGTCTTTGAAATTTAATGTGACTGTTATATGGACCTTTATAAATTAATACAAATTATAAATAACAAATCAATATTATGGAACAGACTAAAGTAATTCTGACCGTGATAGTTACAACTGCTTTGTTACTTAATTGTGGAatttaatataattaaatttcatACTGCATTAGAATAGAGAGCTATTAACAGCAGGTTTTAATGTTCTGTAGAATTCAATAAAATCAGTTTGTTTAAAACGTTATGAAGTGATTCACAACATGACAATGTCACACAGTTCCACATCTTCTAATTTAATTTCCTCCAAATTCTGAGACAGAAATGTTGAGCACTCAGTTCTTGTGAAGTAGGGACCACACATTTAATAAGAACTACAACTGAGCTATTTGATCAGCGGTGGTAAGCAGGTTGCACTCAAAACAGAGGGACGTTTTTAATCATACTACAAAGCCACTTGCTTCTCAATCTGCTGAGAATGTGAAGTTTAAGGATAAAAAGGTCACAGATGCCAAAACCTCCCTCGGTGTTTCATACTTAAAAGAGAATTTCTAAAGCTGATAGCTCACAGGGTTGCTTTAAGGATTAATGCAGGTTTATACAATGTTTTTAATTCCTTTGAGGGAAGGGTATACATCAGTGCTAAATTGTGTCATTTTCCCAcagcaaaatgaagaaaaaaaacctaGTAACTTTAGTTTACAAACTGCACGGGTGGAATGGTCTGATAATATATCAACAGACTAACAAATACAACACTACTTTTAATAACATGAAAATACAACACTCAAGGATTTATGTTTTCTCCTCAGCTTCTGATCACTGGCCCTAAATATCTACAGAATAATCTGTCAGGTGTTCACTGTGCAAGTAACTGGAATTTCAACCACAATCCCCCCAGCAATAATTGTATAAAAAGTACACAAATACACAGTATGCTGTAAAAGTGTTCTGATTTTATTGCCACCTTATGTtagtctctctctcgctctcttttttttttaaataatcccattaatttcaattcaCTAAATGACACTAACCATAAATAAGGGTGGAAAGAAGTAGGCCACAAAGTAATTTTTTGTGGTGTGGGGTTAGTATGTACtgtgttaaatatatttttcaagtcAGTTTCTTACCCCCTCAAATTTTAGCATTCCTATATTTCATTAGAATGTTGGCAATTCAAAGCAGATACACCCCTGTATACAGTTCACGTTCATTTTGACCAGGGTATGTCAAGCAAAAATATCCCAACTCTTTTACTCCATTTTGTAGGAAAAAGCAAGAAGGGAATTACTTCTCGCAAGTAATCAAAATAGGAGGTGGTTTTCTTTTAGTACAGCAATATGGGATTATCTGACACTGGGAGGAGAAAACTGGCCTCATACCACTGGATCTGCTTTAGTTTTCAGTGTTCATGTGTTACACTTCCTCATTCCATGTACAAAAGTTAATTTACTTCAGAAAAAGGACAGAGGGGCACCATAAATTTGTATGTTTGTAAAATGAGAAACAAAAGATTGTAAAAATCATAAGACACACAAAAGTACTTATTACCAAGTAGATGGTTATGATATTGACCTAGACAAGTCATTGGTTTAATCTACAGTTAATTTTGGAACTAAGATATAAACTAACCTCTTTAGGAAAACAGTGATGTTTCACATATCACTTGTTTAGGAACTGCTGATTGAAACATGTTCACATCTGATACTCAGCTTTTACTACAAAAAATATTTAGATCTCATTATTTGCAGGAGTATGAGACTCCCTCAGGCAAAAATAATACAACAAAAAGGTTTTTATCTGGAACACAGAAGTCATTCACCTTGTTTATAACTCAGTCAGAATAATAAGAATGCTTGTGTGACCTCTGCTTGCCATTAGGaagaaatgaggaaaaaaaaagcactcaagtattAATTATTTACCATTTAAGCATAACAATCAGAGGTAGGTTTATCAGTCAGATTGGCACAAATAAAACTCCAATGTTACCACATAGCTAACATCCTGCATTCAGAGCACAGTATGAATTTTAAACATGAAACGGTTCTGCACGGAAATATCTTCAACTCAAAAGCAATACTGGCTGGTTGCAGCACTATGTTTACAATTAATTTGACTCTCCTTGTAAAAAGGTGAATACAATTATGTTATTAAATTAGCATAAAATCCCACTATTAAATTTACAACTTTACACAACTTAAGAGTTCTTCTTTATCCATTTGGTAACCACTTTTCTTCCACTGATCCCTTAACTGCTGTAACACTGTTCCAATTTCTTTTCCAGAAGAAATTCCCATTTTTCTTAAATCATGACCACTGATAGGAAAAGAAGGGACACACCACTGTTGCATTTCCTTGAGAAGATGCTCCTCTCCTTGGTATTTGAGAAGCTCACAGATCCTGGCATTCATATCAGGTTCCCTAGACtttaagacaaaacaaaacacactcgGTAACTATTAAGTGTCAGAATACAGCTTAGTCTCAGATCAGTTCCTACTCAACATCACAAACTGACACAGCATCTGGCACCCTCTTGACAGCCAGAGAGGTTAACATATACAAAACATCTCCATCTTGGTGGACCCAGGTTATGCAGTTGATTAGATGTTGGGGAAAGCTAACCAAGACTGCAACTTCCAAGCGAGACACTGAAGCTACCAGACTGACCCAGGTAAGAAGTTGATTTCAGCATTTAGGGGaagtgtgggggaaggaaggctgAACAAATGTGAAGAAATAGTGGAGGTGGTGTTTTTCAGCCCAAGTAAGTTAGCCTCTCTTATTACTTAGGTTTGCAACCTGGGGATTTTGGCTAATTGTtggaggctttctggaaatccagacAATAGTGGCAATAGTAGTAGTGACCATTATCTCTGGTATCTAATTGGCAAAGAGGCTATTACTAGAGTGAACCAAGCCTTACTCACCTCGAGCCTAGAATCCTACAGTGTATTCAAGTTACATCTGTAGCAGAATGGGCTTCACTGCCTACTTAATAGTACTTCTCATAAGGAACGTATTAGACCTGTGTTTCAGAGACTGAACTAGTTTCCAGTTCATTTTGTGCATAATTCAAATGGTTGAATTTAATTTATAAAACTCTTTATAGTTAGGGCCCTCCTGAAAGCCatcttttttcttctctgttaatGCAGCAATAGAGATGAGCTGGGACAGTTGCTGCCAAACAAAACATTTCCCAGATATGTTTGCAAGGAATTGTACAGAATAACTCAATAGTCAAACTCAAACATGTTTAAGTCCAGTATTTCAGGTTGGTCTGCCTTCAAGTTAGGATGAGAAAATCATGCAAAAGCTGCTTCCTTATGCAACTGGGTTAGTGCAGCACAGCTAAAAGGTAGGGACATCCATATGGAATTTAGAAGCCTAATACagtcaaatttgaaaattttggATTATTTAGGTATTAAAGTGTGATACAGGTGTCCAGGTGAATGGCAATTCTGACACTGAGTGGGCCTCAAAATACTAAACCTAGGTGTTTTATGTTGCAAGCAATTCATTTATTATAGTAATTAACTCCCTAACAATCCCTCCCTGACCCCACAagctaaaggctacgtctacacgtgcacccaacttcgaaatagcttatttcaatgttgcgacatcgaaataggctatttcgatgaataacgtctacacgtcctccagggctggcaacgtcgatgttcaacttcgacgttgctcagcccaacatcgaaataggcacagcgagggaacgtctacacggcaaagtagcacacatcgaaataagggagccaggcacagctgcagacagggtcacggggcagactcaacagcaagtcgctcccttaaagggcccctcccagacacactttcattaaacagtgcaagatacacagagccaacaactagttgcagaccctgtatatgcagcacggacccccagctgcagcagcagcagccagaagccctgggctaagggctgctgcccacggtgaccacagagccccgcaagggctggagagagagtatctctcaaccccccagctgatggccgccatggaggaccccgctatttcgatgttgcgggacgcggatcgtctacacgtccctacttcgatgttgaacgtcgaagtagggcgctattcccatcccctcatggggttagcgacttcgacgtctcgccgcctaacgtcgatttcaacttcgaaatagcgcccaacacgtgtagacgtgacgggcactattttgaagttactgccgctacttcgaagtagcgtgcacgtgtagacgcagccaaagtgttCCATACTTCCACCCACACACATCAATCTTCCAGGTTTACTCTCAGGCTTTGTCCCTCTCCCTCAACTCCTCCATTACCACACACTTCCCCAAGCCTTTGCCCTGTTTCTAAGGGGTCTGAAAATATACATTTGTGTTGAACTTAAAAAGAACTATTCAAAGTTCTACATTAATTTGCTTAGTAACAAATCTACTTGCcaaatattttctgattttttgaGTGTACTGTTACAGACATATTTGGTGATGGGTATTTTGAAACatattaccaaaataattgaaactgataTGATTATATTCgggttattttgacaaataaggtaTGCTGAATTTTACAGACTTTTAGAATATTGTGtgtagaatttttaattttttggaacAGAATTCTCCTGGAACAAAACTCCAgcatatagcacttttcatccacaAATCTCAGAGGACATTTTAAAGGAAATAAAGTATCACAATTCCTATACTGTAGGTGGGGAAACTCTGGTGAGAAGTAAGTAACCCAAATTACAAATGAGATCAGTGACATGATTAGCATTAGTTGTGACTCACTCTGGAGTGTCCTATGCATTGGATAACACTTCGTTTTTTCCTATCCGTCTTAAGTGAGAACTTTCAGCTTAATTTAATATAAGAAATAAAACAGACGATGTGAAATGCACTTACATCTATAATGAAGTCTTGATATGGCTTTAGTGGTTCTGGACTATCTGTAGCTTTGATTAAGTCTCTTCTATGCTTCACTATAAAAAGGCCAAGATTCTTCTCTTCTTTTGAGATTTTCAGCCTCAAATCGAGTTTTATGACATCATCCTGCACCTTGAACAGTGATGTTAGAACGGTCATTGGTTTTGGAAACAGATTCTGAACATTTTTACTGACTTTGTCAAATTCCTCTAAACTCCCATTAACAGGTAATCCTGAAGGAGGACACACAAAAAGCATCAAGAAATAGTGTTACAAAAAATTAGCAAATTGGCAGAAGTAGCAGTCTAATCAAATACTGCACAAAAACACAAATGTCTATGGAAACTATTACCATCTTAATATGCTGTTCTGCAGTTATTCTTATGCAACCATCATTGTACTTTACCTATATAATGAGCAACATCGAGCTCATACATAAGTCGAACCAAATGATTTACGTGGTTTCCAACAAGTATTTTTTTCAGTTCCATCCAAATCCTCTCTCCTGATAGGCCAGCCAAACctttggcattttttttaatttcttccagAGTATTAGGTTCATGATGACCAGGCTTTTCTGCTACTTTTCCGTAAAACCTAGGAAACAAGAATTCTAACTTACTACAATTAATGATTCTCATGTTTATTACTTCTCAGAGAATCACCTTGGACAATATTAACTGTCCTAATCTTAAAGTATTTACAGAGTATTAAAGTACAAGTGATCTTCCTTAATTACATCTTCTATAGTGTCTTATAGTGAAAGATGTCAAAGCACATCACACTTTCAAAGGCACCATCACCATAATTTTACAGCTGAAATAGAGGCACAATTGAAAAAGGTATTACAGAAAGTTGGTGGAAGAACTTGGGACAGAATCAGTCTTTGGGCCTGATTTTTAGAAGGTATTCAGGTACCTAAtgggcttttcaaaagcacctgaagCACAGATGAGATGCCTAACAGGAGTTAGGCACCTGATTTGttcaagcacttttgaaaattccaatAGGTGCCTATATTCATCTTAAAATGATAAAAtacctttgaaaaaaatcaggcccttgaCTTCTATAAGCCAAGCAATTTCTAAGCTGGTTATGATTATCTAACATTTTTGAACCTTCTGAacaccccctttcccctccctgtaTGCTGTCAGGTAACATGTCATTCATAAATATTTCCAGATCAGTGGTAGCCCCAAGAAAAAATCCAATTCACAGCTGAAAATTTCTAGCCATAACAACATTAGAACCATTAAGGGAGCACAGAGTAACCAGTTAAATTGAGCAAAAACAATAAGGAGTTCAGTAGCACCGTAGAGATTAATGGATTAATTAGGACATAAGTTTGCAtaggtaaaatccacttcataaGATGGGgtttccatctgatgaagtattttttaccacaaaagcttatgccttaaACAAATCAAttaagtctctaaggtgctacaggattccttgctgtttttacagatacagactaacacagctatccctgaGGCAGTAAATCGAGCTTCATATTATCAGTTAACTCCACAGTTCTAAATATGACCCAGTCTTGTTTCTCCAAACTAGATGTTTTGTTAATAATTGGGACATGAAGCTGCCTTAGAAAACAATATGATAAGGCCCATCACCCTCTTCGCTGCACAAGGAAAATTATTACCCCAATtaaattttgttctttattttcaCTACCTTACTGAGAAAAAGGCACTATATGAGCTTGGATTGAGTATATTTCATGACACACTATGTTTCCATTTATCAACTAGCTGCAAAATAGAATGCTCTTGTCaagattttatttgaaaataatccAATATGAATCATTTTTTAGTTAGTAAAGTAAAATAACACTACCTGAAATATCTCAGTATTCGTAAATAATCCTCTTGTATTCTCTGGCCTGCATGTCCTACAAATCTGACTTTCTTGTTTTTCAAGTCTTCATAACCTTTGAAATAATCAAAAAGTGTGCCATCCAAACCTAGTACAGAAGAAGGGTTTTTAACAGGTGCACTTAAGTAAATTTAACACAGCACAGAATTTAGTTAACTTTAAGCACCAGCAATTATATGCTTAATTTTAACAAGATATGCTATTAGTGGGTAGATGAAGAAAATGTTTGGGTGAGAAGACCCAAAAGCCAAGATGCCCTTTTATCTGTCGGATCTACCCTATTTGGGCAATCTCATTTACCTACATGAATAACATGGGAACAAGTGAAGACAGATTGTGGCTTTGGTTGAAGGCCTTGATTAAACTTTACATTCAACCGTAACACAGAAAtcgtattttatttttaa
Encoded here:
- the TRNT1 gene encoding CCA tRNA nucleotidyltransferase 1, mitochondrial isoform X1; protein product: MWCKLFLRRCRVGLQLFTLSQGGVQLQGWPQGRHLVTMKVDSPEFQSLFTPGLKGVAELFEKENYELRIAGGAVRDLLNGVTPQDVDFATTATPTQMKEMFQTAGVRMINNRGEKHGTITARLHEQNFEITTLRTDVVTDGRHAEVEFTTDWEKDAERRDLTINSMFLGLDGTLFDYFKGYEDLKNKKVRFVGHAGQRIQEDYLRILRYFRFYGKVAEKPGHHEPNTLEEIKKNAKGLAGLSGERIWMELKKILVGNHVNHLVRLMYELDVAHYIGLPVNGSLEEFDKVSKNVQNLFPKPMTVLTSLFKVQDDVIKLDLRLKISKEEKNLGLFIVKHRRDLIKATDSPEPLKPYQDFIIDSREPDMNARICELLKYQGEEHLLKEMQQWCVPSFPISGHDLRKMGISSGKEIGTVLQQLRDQWKKSGYQMDKEELLSCVKL
- the TRNT1 gene encoding CCA tRNA nucleotidyltransferase 1, mitochondrial isoform X2; translation: MGLTKVPANCKLFEKENYELRIAGGAVRDLLNGVTPQDVDFATTATPTQMKEMFQTAGVRMINNRGEKHGTITARLHEQNFEITTLRTDVVTDGRHAEVEFTTDWEKDAERRDLTINSMFLGLDGTLFDYFKGYEDLKNKKVRFVGHAGQRIQEDYLRILRYFRFYGKVAEKPGHHEPNTLEEIKKNAKGLAGLSGERIWMELKKILVGNHVNHLVRLMYELDVAHYIGLPVNGSLEEFDKVSKNVQNLFPKPMTVLTSLFKVQDDVIKLDLRLKISKEEKNLGLFIVKHRRDLIKATDSPEPLKPYQDFIIDSREPDMNARICELLKYQGEEHLLKEMQQWCVPSFPISGHDLRKMGISSGKEIGTVLQQLRDQWKKSGYQMDKEELLSCVKL